One Thermicanus aegyptius DSM 12793 DNA segment encodes these proteins:
- the nrfD gene encoding NrfD/PsrC family molybdoenzyme membrane anchor subunit — translation MGEYVPLHYLYNVQHEVPLGYLIAVYFFYTGLSAGSFLLSSLSSVLGMKKYKPISKIGTVMALTLLAIAPLHLIVDLEQPARFWHLFVYFNPSSPITYGSFLLTLYPLMTAIYGWFMFRKDFALGAKSLTNWRGKLYRFLSFGFQETSEESFKKDEKRVKQLGMITVPLALMVHGYTGFILANVQARGLWNTALMPYIFLMSAVVSGTGLLLILTMIAERFFSTKKKITPERKALIVEIAGMMVWFILIDAVLLITAFIVLYYAGTNAHETAWQMLYGEHQISFLVYEVLIGLLLPFILFSIRKVRESYAGITIASLMTLFGVMAMRMNFVVGGQQLQLDGNGWTEYIPKVSHLRFIFGFALLEILLLFLLFYLLPVTDEKERYSSEKREESSILQGTHPVQG, via the coding sequence ATGGGTGAATATGTGCCGCTTCACTATCTCTATAACGTCCAACATGAAGTTCCCCTAGGATATCTCATCGCCGTCTATTTCTTCTATACGGGGCTTAGCGCCGGTTCTTTCCTTCTATCCAGCCTAAGTTCCGTCCTGGGCATGAAGAAGTATAAGCCGATTTCCAAGATCGGCACGGTGATGGCCCTTACCCTCCTCGCCATCGCCCCGCTCCACCTCATCGTCGATCTGGAGCAGCCGGCTCGGTTCTGGCACCTTTTCGTATACTTTAATCCCAGTTCCCCCATCACGTACGGGTCGTTTCTCCTCACCCTCTATCCCCTCATGACGGCCATCTACGGTTGGTTCATGTTTCGGAAGGATTTCGCGTTAGGGGCGAAAAGCTTAACCAACTGGCGGGGAAAGCTATACCGTTTTCTCTCCTTCGGATTTCAGGAGACCAGCGAGGAATCCTTTAAGAAGGATGAAAAGAGGGTGAAACAGCTGGGGATGATCACCGTCCCCCTGGCCCTGATGGTGCACGGCTATACCGGTTTCATTCTGGCCAATGTTCAGGCCCGGGGGTTATGGAACACCGCCCTCATGCCCTATATCTTCCTGATGTCGGCGGTGGTCTCCGGGACCGGCCTCCTCCTCATCCTTACCATGATCGCCGAGCGCTTTTTTAGCACCAAGAAGAAAATTACCCCGGAGAGGAAAGCTTTAATCGTAGAGATCGCCGGAATGATGGTCTGGTTTATTTTGATCGATGCGGTTCTCCTGATCACCGCCTTTATTGTCCTCTACTACGCCGGAACCAATGCCCATGAGACGGCTTGGCAAATGCTTTATGGCGAACATCAAATTTCTTTCTTGGTCTATGAGGTTCTGATCGGCCTCCTTCTCCCCTTTATCCTTTTTTCCATCCGCAAGGTACGGGAGAGTTATGCGGGGATTACCATCGCTTCGCTCATGACCCTCTTTGGGGTGATGGCCATGCGGATGAATTTCGTCGTCGGCGGACAGCAGCTGCAATTGGACGGGAACGGATGGACCGAGTATATTCCCAAGGTTTCACATCTCCGGTTTATCTTTGGTTTTGCGCTTCTCGAGATTTTACTCTTGTTCCTCCTCTTCTATCTCTTGCCGGTAACTGATGAAAAGGAGCGCTATTCGTCGGAGAAAAGGGAGGAGTCCTCCATTCTTCAAGGAACACATCCCGTACAGGGGTAA
- a CDS encoding 4Fe-4S binding protein encodes MLTTLFRLGIIWSKEQDPILFHPERCTHARHQASTCTRCIESCPHGAITLAGRGVEISPACRDCGLCVSSCPVDALERRERGLEQYYSRLEESSKGKKELLFVCSRAKKGGGGFPLQCLGELEEVAIHVAMGEGVSEFLFLGGTCEGCPWRKGGERLKERTKAWEKKYPKCRFVWIEDAERKNEGGKGGEFGREKKGHDRQSEVERMDRRTFFKRMAAGTKDLVLKSIAPEKEIFPWEKGELKRTDLVRLKVRKDEPKLSITEKCTFCGICEKVCPTGAIQLNREHGTGEINPALCVDCRLCRDVCYREAVVAR; translated from the coding sequence ATGCTTACGACACTCTTCCGGTTGGGCATCATCTGGTCGAAGGAGCAAGATCCCATCCTTTTTCATCCGGAGCGATGTACCCATGCCCGCCATCAGGCCTCCACCTGTACCCGCTGCATTGAAAGCTGCCCCCATGGGGCGATTACCCTTGCGGGGAGAGGGGTGGAGATCTCCCCCGCTTGCCGGGACTGCGGATTGTGCGTTTCCTCCTGCCCTGTTGATGCCTTGGAACGAAGAGAAAGGGGACTGGAGCAGTACTACAGCCGCCTAGAGGAATCGTCAAAAGGGAAAAAAGAGCTTCTCTTCGTCTGCTCCCGGGCAAAAAAGGGAGGGGGAGGATTTCCCCTCCAATGCTTGGGGGAATTGGAGGAAGTTGCGATCCATGTGGCGATGGGGGAAGGAGTGTCGGAGTTCCTCTTCCTTGGCGGGACGTGTGAGGGGTGTCCATGGCGGAAAGGGGGAGAGAGGCTGAAGGAGAGAACGAAAGCATGGGAAAAGAAGTATCCGAAGTGCCGTTTTGTCTGGATCGAGGATGCGGAACGTAAAAACGAAGGTGGGAAAGGGGGCGAGTTCGGCAGGGAGAAAAAAGGGCATGATAGGCAGTCGGAAGTAGAACGGATGGACCGGAGAACCTTTTTTAAGCGCATGGCTGCGGGGACGAAAGACCTGGTCCTGAAAAGCATCGCCCCGGAAAAAGAGATTTTCCCGTGGGAAAAGGGGGAACTGAAACGAACGGATCTCGTGCGGTTAAAAGTGAGGAAGGATGAACCGAAGCTTTCCATCACCGAAAAATGCACCTTTTGTGGAATCTGTGAGAAGGTATGCCCTACCGGGGCGATTCAATTGAACCGGGAGCATGGAACGGGGGAAATCAATCCGGCTCTATGCGTAGACTGCCGTCTTTGCCGGGATGTCTGCTACCGGGAGGCGGTGGTGGCAAGGTGA
- a CDS encoding ABC transporter substrate-binding protein, translating into MKQKPGLLFFIGLLLLSLFSFFLLSFLFKSTIPQGEMYRIGILLSGPERLDKVRGFIDGMRALGFVEGVDYRVILRDSQNDQEKMKEDADELDGMGLDLIATGGAIETQAFQGKKEGKTPILFMGAADAVQLKLVERYGCPGGRITGLENGHVDLSGKRLQLLKLLLPSVRRVVVLYDKRVDASLLALKKVQEVAERESIPLFPISISNEQQLKRFQDDTFKNGDALLLLPSYYLEEISPQLAEIALKKGLPLFGLYENDVRNGFLLSYGISYYDQGYQCARMASQLLHGQDPSTLPVETPETVKLLVNPETEQALHLTFSPAGEAFVERIRMDQEKGGE; encoded by the coding sequence ATGAAACAAAAACCGGGCTTACTCTTCTTCATAGGACTTCTCCTTCTCTCCCTTTTTTCCTTTTTTTTGCTTTCTTTTCTCTTTAAATCTACCATTCCACAGGGGGAGATGTATCGAATCGGGATCTTATTGAGCGGACCGGAGAGGTTGGATAAGGTTAGAGGATTTATTGATGGGATGAGGGCATTAGGATTCGTAGAGGGTGTAGACTACCGGGTGATTTTGAGAGATTCGCAGAACGACCAGGAAAAGATGAAGGAGGATGCCGACGAACTGGATGGCATGGGGCTTGATCTCATCGCGACCGGCGGGGCGATCGAAACCCAGGCATTTCAAGGGAAAAAAGAGGGGAAGACGCCGATCCTCTTCATGGGTGCAGCCGATGCGGTCCAGCTGAAGTTGGTCGAACGGTATGGGTGCCCGGGGGGAAGGATCACGGGGTTGGAGAACGGCCATGTGGATCTATCCGGGAAACGCCTGCAGCTTCTAAAACTTCTCCTTCCCTCCGTACGGCGGGTCGTCGTCCTCTATGATAAACGGGTTGATGCGAGTCTTCTTGCCCTCAAAAAGGTACAAGAGGTGGCGGAACGGGAAAGCATTCCCCTCTTCCCCATTTCCATTTCTAACGAACAACAGTTAAAACGTTTCCAAGATGACACGTTCAAAAATGGAGATGCTCTTCTCCTCTTACCCAGCTACTATTTGGAGGAGATCAGCCCGCAATTGGCGGAAATCGCCCTGAAGAAAGGTCTTCCCCTCTTTGGCCTCTACGAGAACGACGTGAGAAACGGCTTTCTTCTCTCCTACGGCATCTCCTATTACGATCAAGGGTACCAATGTGCCAGGATGGCGAGCCAGCTCCTTCATGGCCAAGATCCGTCCACCCTCCCGGTGGAGACTCCGGAGACGGTGAAACTTTTGGTCAATCCGGAGACGGAACAAGCTCTCCATCTCACCTTTTCCCCAGCCGGGGAGGCTTTCGTAGAGCGAATCCGGATGGATCAGGAAAAGGGAGGGGAGTAG
- a CDS encoding PAS domain-containing sensor histidine kinase → MAWWNRIKIRLLLFGVTMSILPILIIGWYNVSVVKGWLEEGVKEKEVTIVERAAGEVERRIEGLMQRMKFLSDLNGRIGEEPLNLSRWEVAFYAFLKQNQEVENLYLFDLKGRVLLHAQRFEVIPPQEISPILLQRLRESRSEEPQIGSLHYAKDGTPYLYVALPYFSKTGAFTGGFLVEVNFKGTFSRISAIHMGETGYLYLIDGDRHLLAHTEHSQVLQKREVIQAKALQDMVNKRCNIPVPAVYTSYTGEKVIGVYAPISISSWGVVVEQPLQEVYTPIRRLLQRLLLVMLMIMGAVAGTSIFFGIRFTRPIEKMERAVRKVTDGELTTKIEHPSSDEFGRLAKAFNRMMEQLKENQERLEQEKERLDTIINGSGAGFALVRDDFSVTWMNDRLKEWLGRDEGTFPCYHLFAGGNLPCQDCPLLPGEIVPKQNEVVTKLEKGRETSIYRHRIYPLERVMEGDPQFLVVVEDITEQKKMEEMVIQADKLSALGMMASGFAHEVNNPLASISAYAEDLKERLESEGEGAISSQEVGRYLGIIQQNVARCKKIIDSLLHFSRKSSLEQGEVDLEELIQESLLLMGHVLKRKEIKVVNRVEEVPLLQGDPLQIQQVFMNIFQNAVDAMEPGKKLLLQSDLDGEHLKIQVIDEGTGMSEEEMSRAFDPFYTTKPVGKGTGLGLYIAYQVMKKMGGEIRLASKKGEGTTVTLLFPLFKSGEKEEGTG, encoded by the coding sequence ATGGCTTGGTGGAACCGCATTAAAATCCGACTCCTCCTTTTCGGGGTAACGATGTCGATCCTCCCGATTTTGATCATCGGCTGGTATAACGTAAGCGTGGTAAAGGGATGGTTAGAGGAAGGGGTGAAAGAGAAAGAGGTTACGATCGTGGAACGGGCGGCCGGGGAAGTGGAGCGGAGGATCGAGGGTCTGATGCAACGAATGAAATTCCTGAGCGATTTAAACGGAAGAATAGGCGAGGAACCCTTAAATCTCTCCCGCTGGGAAGTGGCCTTTTACGCCTTTCTAAAGCAGAATCAGGAAGTGGAGAATCTCTATCTCTTTGATCTAAAGGGAAGGGTACTCCTTCATGCCCAACGGTTTGAAGTGATACCTCCCCAGGAGATCTCCCCTATTCTTCTCCAGCGACTTCGAGAAAGCCGCTCGGAGGAACCTCAAATCGGCAGTCTCCACTATGCCAAGGATGGGACTCCTTATCTCTATGTCGCTCTTCCTTACTTTTCTAAAACAGGGGCATTCACCGGGGGATTCCTGGTAGAAGTAAATTTCAAAGGTACTTTTAGTCGGATTTCCGCCATCCATATGGGGGAGACAGGCTATCTTTATCTGATCGACGGTGATCGCCATCTCCTGGCCCATACGGAACATAGCCAGGTTTTGCAGAAAAGGGAAGTGATACAGGCGAAAGCGCTGCAAGACATGGTGAATAAACGCTGCAACATTCCTGTTCCTGCCGTTTATACCAGCTATACCGGAGAAAAGGTCATTGGCGTATATGCTCCCATCTCCATCTCCAGTTGGGGGGTGGTGGTGGAGCAACCCCTGCAGGAGGTGTATACCCCCATCCGGCGTCTCCTCCAACGCCTTCTTTTGGTGATGCTCATGATCATGGGCGCGGTGGCGGGAACCAGCATTTTCTTCGGCATCCGGTTTACTCGCCCCATCGAGAAGATGGAAAGGGCGGTTCGGAAAGTAACGGATGGAGAGCTAACGACGAAGATCGAGCATCCCTCCTCCGATGAATTTGGGCGATTGGCCAAAGCCTTTAACCGCATGATGGAACAGCTGAAAGAGAATCAAGAACGGTTGGAACAGGAAAAGGAAAGGCTGGATACCATCATCAATGGGAGCGGAGCAGGATTTGCCCTGGTTCGGGATGATTTCTCCGTCACCTGGATGAATGATCGGTTAAAAGAATGGCTTGGAAGGGATGAGGGGACCTTCCCTTGTTATCATCTTTTCGCCGGGGGAAACTTACCTTGCCAGGATTGTCCCCTTCTCCCCGGAGAGATCGTTCCGAAGCAGAATGAAGTTGTCACCAAGTTGGAGAAGGGAAGAGAGACCTCCATTTATCGCCATCGCATCTATCCTCTGGAGAGGGTGATGGAAGGGGACCCCCAATTCCTGGTGGTGGTAGAGGATATTACGGAACAGAAGAAGATGGAGGAGATGGTGATCCAAGCGGATAAGCTTTCCGCATTGGGGATGATGGCTTCCGGGTTTGCCCATGAGGTGAATAACCCCCTCGCCTCCATCAGCGCCTATGCGGAAGACCTGAAAGAGCGATTGGAGTCTGAAGGGGAAGGGGCCATTTCCTCACAAGAGGTGGGTAGATATCTTGGGATCATCCAGCAAAATGTGGCCCGCTGCAAGAAGATTATCGACTCCCTTCTCCATTTTTCCAGGAAGTCCTCCTTGGAACAGGGAGAGGTTGATCTGGAAGAGCTCATTCAGGAGAGCCTCCTTCTCATGGGACATGTGCTGAAACGAAAAGAGATTAAGGTGGTGAATCGGGTGGAGGAGGTCCCCCTGCTTCAGGGGGATCCCCTTCAGATTCAACAGGTTTTCATGAACATTTTCCAGAATGCCGTTGATGCCATGGAACCGGGAAAGAAACTTCTCCTTCAATCTGATCTCGATGGGGAGCACCTGAAGATCCAGGTGATCGATGAGGGGACGGGGATGAGTGAAGAAGAAATGAGCCGGGCTTTCGATCCTTTCTATACCACGAAGCCTGTGGGGAAGGGAACAGGATTGGGGCTCTATATCGCGTATCAGGTGATGAAGAAGATGGGCGGGGAGATTCGATTGGCCAGCAAAAAGGGAGAAGGGACGACGGTTACTCTTCTTTTCCCCTTGTTTAAAAGCGGTGAGAAAGAGGAGGGCACAGGATGA
- a CDS encoding sigma-54-dependent transcriptional regulator, with translation MNEEAHVLIVDDETDLLGLLVERLQRKKYRVEGYASPLEALEKADLSSCDVGIFDIKMPGMDGIALLKEAKRRNPLMEIIMLTGHGTIETAIEAMKGGAYDYLTKPYHLQELEVILQKAMEKKRLFEENQRLREALQMEGAQFQIIGEDPAMKRILHMTRRVAQSQASVLIEGESGTGKELIARAIHAWSDRNGQPFIAINSGSLMESLLESELFGHSKGAFTGATSEKKGLVEMAHKGTLFLDEIGEMPFSLQVKLLRFLESGEFRRVGETKLRTVDVRVVAATNRNLEEEIGKGNFREDLYYRLNVLKLTVPPLRERLSDIPLLAQYFLDRFQASYGKKSFTEEAFHLLLSHSYPGNVRELAHIVERGVLLSQGEWIRGEDLFPQGISSIGSAQRKTGGEKMGEKESGGRKREEGTGLGGEKVPKEEEELEERGEGSAIGEGGAKEEEVGKKREPEEHAGEDLLLPLEEMEKRHILRVLKECRGNKSKAAQILRISLRNLYRKLEAYGVKEER, from the coding sequence ATGAATGAGGAAGCCCATGTCTTGATCGTAGACGATGAAACGGATCTCTTAGGCCTGTTGGTGGAACGTTTGCAGAGAAAGAAATACCGGGTGGAAGGCTATGCGTCCCCTTTGGAAGCCCTGGAGAAAGCCGATCTCTCCTCTTGTGATGTGGGGATATTCGACATTAAGATGCCTGGGATGGATGGGATTGCCCTCTTAAAGGAAGCGAAGCGGCGAAATCCTCTCATGGAGATTATCATGCTTACAGGTCACGGAACGATAGAAACGGCGATCGAGGCGATGAAGGGGGGAGCCTATGATTATTTGACGAAGCCTTATCACTTGCAGGAACTGGAGGTCATCCTGCAAAAGGCGATGGAGAAAAAACGCCTTTTCGAGGAAAATCAGAGATTAAGAGAAGCCTTGCAGATGGAAGGGGCTCAGTTCCAAATCATCGGCGAAGATCCGGCCATGAAACGGATTCTCCACATGACGAGGCGGGTGGCGCAAAGCCAGGCTTCCGTCCTTATCGAGGGGGAGAGCGGGACAGGGAAAGAGTTGATCGCCCGGGCGATTCATGCTTGGAGTGATCGGAATGGGCAACCTTTTATTGCCATCAACTCCGGTTCCTTGATGGAGAGCTTACTGGAGAGTGAACTCTTCGGCCATTCGAAGGGGGCCTTTACAGGAGCGACGTCGGAGAAAAAGGGATTGGTTGAGATGGCGCATAAGGGAACCCTCTTCCTCGATGAGATCGGGGAAATGCCTTTCTCGCTGCAAGTTAAGCTTCTCCGCTTTTTGGAAAGCGGGGAGTTTCGTAGAGTGGGGGAAACGAAGCTTCGCACCGTCGATGTCCGGGTGGTGGCCGCCACCAACCGGAACCTGGAGGAGGAGATTGGAAAAGGAAATTTCCGGGAGGATCTCTATTACCGCTTAAATGTATTGAAGCTCACCGTTCCTCCCCTTCGCGAACGCCTCTCCGATATCCCGCTCCTTGCCCAATATTTTCTGGATCGCTTTCAAGCCAGCTATGGAAAGAAATCATTCACCGAGGAGGCCTTCCACCTTCTCCTCTCCCATTCTTATCCTGGAAATGTCCGTGAATTGGCCCATATCGTGGAGCGGGGAGTTCTCCTCTCCCAAGGCGAGTGGATCCGGGGCGAGGACCTCTTTCCCCAGGGGATTTCCTCCATCGGATCGGCTCAACGGAAGACGGGAGGAGAGAAGATGGGAGAGAAAGAGAGTGGAGGGAGAAAGAGGGAAGAAGGGACCGGGTTGGGAGGAGAAAAGGTGCCTAAGGAGGAAGAAGAGTTGGAAGAGAGAGGGGAGGGAAGCGCAATCGGAGAGGGTGGAGCGAAGGAAGAGGAGGTAGGAAAGAAAAGAGAACCGGAAGAGCATGCAGGGGAAGATCTTCTCCTCCCCTTGGAGGAGATGGAAAAACGACATATCCTCCGCGTTTTAAAAGAGTGCCGCGGGAATAAAAGCAAGGCGGCCCAGATCCTCCGCATCAGCCTGCGAAATCTTTATCGGAAGTTGGAGGCTTATGGGGTGAAGGAGGAGAGGTGA
- a CDS encoding metallophosphoesterase, translating to MRRILVISDIHGFSEGVRILLEKAGYLPGTDDLYLLGDFIDYSPSTWEGITYIRDLFQHGAKAIAGNMELWLINKLDKVNSSFISQADLNFLKSLPFYLLQDSYLFVHAGIRPGISLENQRISDLTGIREDFWNSSEHMPYTVVFGHTPTHHLGALPGELWHVPGKLGIDTGAKHGLRLTLVDLTHRLSYSLSTSKGNLNGDIRIMKWG from the coding sequence ATGAGACGCATCTTAGTCATTTCCGATATTCATGGGTTTTCAGAAGGAGTGCGTATCCTGCTGGAAAAAGCAGGGTATCTCCCTGGAACCGATGATTTATATCTGTTAGGAGACTTTATTGATTATTCTCCCTCCACCTGGGAAGGAATCACATACATCCGGGATTTGTTTCAGCATGGCGCCAAAGCAATTGCGGGAAATATGGAACTTTGGCTGATAAATAAATTGGACAAGGTGAATTCTTCCTTCATTTCACAGGCTGATCTTAACTTTCTAAAATCGTTACCTTTCTACCTTCTGCAAGATTCCTATTTATTTGTCCACGCCGGGATCAGACCTGGAATCTCGTTGGAAAATCAGAGGATCTCCGATTTAACGGGAATTCGAGAGGATTTCTGGAACAGCTCAGAGCACATGCCCTATACCGTGGTCTTTGGCCATACGCCTACCCATCATCTGGGAGCTCTACCGGGGGAGTTGTGGCATGTCCCTGGAAAATTGGGAATCGATACCGGGGCTAAGCACGGCTTACGTCTTACTCTGGTGGACCTGACCCATCGTCTCTCCTATTCCCTCTCCACGTCAAAAGGGAATCTCAATGGGGATATACGGATCATGAAATGGGGGTGA
- a CDS encoding ABC transporter ATP-binding protein — translation MNPFLEVEDLHKSYGSFHALKGVSFSVHAGEIISVLGPSGCGKSTLLQLIAGLQQPDAGSIRFRGEVVSSPSRFIPPEKRRINMVFQDYALWPHMNVYENIAYGLRRQKVSPLEMKKRVSELVSLLHLDGLENRLPSQLSGGQQQRVAIARALATQPDLILLDEPLSNLDMRLRIEMRTEMAYLFRKLQTTVLHVTHDPAEAFAMANRLIIMGQGKIDQMDRPEICYANPSTPSIASLLGASNHLTGRRVSLHEGTGIRVGEETILGKMPGLNGNMSPRSLQLLFRPDDVVWVEEGKENASFGGEPLNSNRLPVRVVLSAFEGSRYRILAETLDGQSLSFFHLHPLETEQKGWIWIPPKNAFLYSLDDERSIL, via the coding sequence ATGAATCCTTTCTTAGAGGTTGAAGATCTTCATAAGTCATACGGTTCTTTTCACGCATTAAAAGGGGTAAGTTTCTCGGTTCATGCGGGGGAAATCATCAGCGTCCTTGGCCCTTCCGGTTGTGGAAAATCTACGCTACTACAACTGATCGCCGGATTGCAACAACCAGATGCCGGTTCCATTCGCTTTCGGGGAGAGGTCGTTTCCTCGCCCTCTCGTTTTATCCCTCCCGAAAAGCGGAGAATCAATATGGTGTTCCAGGACTACGCCCTTTGGCCGCATATGAATGTGTATGAGAATATTGCCTATGGACTGCGTCGGCAAAAGGTCTCCCCTCTCGAGATGAAAAAAAGAGTTTCCGAATTGGTCTCCCTGCTTCATCTCGATGGACTGGAGAACAGGCTTCCTTCACAATTATCCGGCGGGCAACAACAACGGGTCGCCATCGCCAGAGCTTTGGCCACTCAACCGGATCTCATCTTGCTGGATGAACCCCTATCCAATTTGGATATGCGCCTTCGCATCGAGATGCGAACAGAGATGGCCTATCTGTTCCGTAAGCTGCAAACCACCGTGTTACATGTCACCCATGACCCTGCGGAAGCCTTCGCCATGGCAAACCGGCTCATCATCATGGGCCAAGGAAAAATCGATCAGATGGATCGCCCGGAGATTTGTTATGCAAACCCATCCACACCTTCCATCGCTTCTCTCCTGGGAGCGAGCAATCACCTCACCGGTCGGAGAGTATCCCTCCATGAAGGAACCGGAATCCGTGTCGGAGAGGAAACCATTCTTGGGAAGATGCCCGGTTTAAACGGAAACATGTCTCCCCGCTCCCTTCAGCTTCTCTTTCGCCCTGACGATGTCGTCTGGGTGGAGGAGGGAAAAGAGAACGCATCTTTTGGCGGAGAGCCCTTGAATAGTAATCGATTACCCGTTCGGGTGGTCTTGAGCGCTTTCGAAGGGAGCCGTTATCGGATCCTCGCCGAAACCCTAGATGGGCAGTCCCTTTCCTTTTTCCATCTCCATCCCTTAGAAACGGAGCAGAAGGGGTGGATATGGATCCCACCAAAAAACGCATTTCTCTATTCCCTTGATGATGAAAGGTCGATTTTATGA
- a CDS encoding ABC transporter permease, which produces MGWFVLAILFLLILLPLAAVILQVLLPGIFFGKLTVGDLSLLFEVFRRPLWLLSLKNSLLLGIGTTLFAALLGGALAMVRAKWSFPTARWLDVANWLLIITPSFILAQGWVMFASSGGIAAEWFGWGWFHSLVFNPLGLIAIMTLSKFPLAYLTVYAALEWKEKRLHDAARLNGGSAWAVLRTVDMPLLLPAYFSGALLIFMDTVGDFGMPASIAAVFRFPTLPYSIYTALYTSPIRFDMAGVLSFYLVLLIALAMGLQFYVLRKSRYDFLTARATRYEPQKPKRFAMLLTTGNLFFLAIVLGIPFGSNLLMSLSDSTTTSGIKGLTLQHYEQLFRNGGPLLESIQHSIGIASIAALVGVILGFLVAYVLTYSLFPYRQVIDVISLISFAVPGVVLGIGYIFIWNQAWLKSVGLLLYGTPWILVLAGIAGAIPITTRIMVGGMAKIPKTLLHAAQVQGAGGIQRMVSILFPLLRAAFLSSVLAAFGTTVFDLAITSILYPPNFITLPVSINKAFENLQFGYASAVTLTGGGLVILIILIVQLIFKENRFHGGRGME; this is translated from the coding sequence ATGGGCTGGTTTGTGCTGGCCATCCTGTTCCTTCTTATTCTTCTTCCCTTGGCTGCAGTGATCCTCCAAGTTTTATTGCCTGGAATCTTCTTTGGGAAACTGACGGTAGGTGATCTTTCCCTTCTGTTCGAGGTCTTTCGCAGACCCCTTTGGTTATTATCCCTTAAAAATTCCCTATTGCTTGGGATCGGCACCACTTTATTCGCCGCGTTATTGGGCGGTGCATTGGCCATGGTACGAGCCAAGTGGTCTTTTCCCACCGCAAGATGGCTTGATGTGGCCAATTGGTTACTGATCATCACCCCCTCCTTCATTTTGGCTCAAGGGTGGGTGATGTTCGCCTCCTCCGGAGGAATTGCTGCGGAGTGGTTCGGTTGGGGATGGTTCCATTCCCTGGTTTTTAATCCTCTAGGCCTTATTGCCATCATGACGCTGAGTAAGTTCCCACTCGCCTATTTAACGGTCTATGCCGCCTTGGAATGGAAGGAGAAGCGTTTACATGATGCGGCTCGGCTCAATGGGGGTTCAGCTTGGGCGGTATTAAGGACCGTGGATATGCCCTTACTTCTTCCCGCTTATTTCTCCGGCGCCCTGCTCATCTTCATGGATACGGTCGGAGACTTTGGTATGCCCGCTTCGATTGCGGCGGTATTTCGCTTCCCTACGCTTCCCTATTCGATTTACACGGCCCTTTATACCTCGCCGATTCGCTTCGATATGGCAGGCGTTTTATCCTTTTATCTGGTTCTCCTGATTGCTCTGGCAATGGGTTTGCAATTCTATGTATTGCGTAAATCCCGCTACGATTTTTTAACCGCTCGGGCAACCCGATACGAACCGCAAAAACCAAAACGGTTCGCCATGCTGCTCACTACCGGAAATCTTTTTTTCCTGGCGATTGTATTGGGCATCCCATTTGGATCTAATCTGCTGATGTCTTTGTCCGATTCAACGACGACATCCGGCATAAAAGGGCTCACTCTACAGCATTATGAACAGTTGTTCCGAAACGGAGGCCCTCTTTTGGAAAGCATTCAACATTCCATAGGCATCGCTTCGATCGCAGCTCTTGTGGGCGTAATTTTAGGTTTTCTTGTGGCTTACGTATTAACCTATTCCCTATTTCCGTACCGACAGGTGATCGATGTGATCTCCTTGATCTCCTTCGCTGTACCCGGTGTTGTCCTTGGAATTGGATATATTTTTATCTGGAACCAAGCGTGGCTTAAATCCGTGGGACTTCTTCTCTACGGCACTCCCTGGATCCTTGTTTTAGCCGGTATTGCCGGTGCGATTCCGATCACCACTCGAATCATGGTCGGAGGGATGGCCAAAATTCCTAAAACATTGCTCCATGCGGCACAGGTTCAGGGAGCAGGGGGCATTCAACGTATGGTTTCCATCCTTTTTCCGCTTTTAAGAGCAGCATTTCTTTCTTCCGTCCTGGCAGCCTTTGGAACCACTGTTTTTGATCTTGCGATCACTTCCATACTTTATCCCCCTAACTTCATCACATTACCGGTATCGATCAATAAAGCCTTTGAAAATTTACAATTCGGATATGCCTCCGCAGTGACGTTAACGGGGGGAGGATTGGTCATCCTCATCATCCTTATCGTTCAACTCATTTTCAAAGAAAATAGGTTCCACGGAGGAAGGGGAATGGAATGA